The DNA window CCGGGCTCGGTCTGGACCAGCCCCGCCCTGACCCAGGCGCTGCCCAGTCATGTCGAGGTGCTCACCGACGCGCGGCCGCGGACTCCGGTCCCGGGCGTGGAGGTGATCGGCGCGCCCTGGCGGAGCCGGCGGCCCGAGGAGGACCCGGTCGGCGAGCCGGCCGCCGCGCTGCCACCGCCGAACGACAACCTGCGCGTCCTGGTCGGCCACGGGCGGTTCGACGGGCTCGTGCCCGGGGTGGTCGACGGCGAGCTCGTCGACCTCGACAAGGTCGAGCGAGCCGTCAAGGAACGCCGCGTCGACTATGTCGCGCTCGGCGACCGGCACTCGGTCACGTCGGTCGGCGACACGGGGCGGATCTGGTACGCCGGGACGCCCGAGGTCACGCGACCCGAGGAAGAGCTGCCCGGCCAGGTGCTCCGCGTCCGCCTCACCGACGACAGCTGCGACGTCCAACCCATCCCGATCGGCACCTGGCGGATGCACTCGCACGTCGTCGAGGTCGACGACGGCGAGGGGCTCGAGGCGCTCGCGAACTGGTTCGGCGACCAGCCGGACAAGGCCCGTACGTACGTCCGCCTCGGCGTCCGCGGCAGCCTCTCGGTCACCGGCATGGCGCGGCTCGACATGCTCGTCGACGCGCAGGACGAGGTGTACGCCGCGGTGCAGCGGTGGCCGAAGCGGTGGGACGTGACGATCCGCCCCGACGACCTCGCGCTCGACCGGCTCGGCGTCACCGGCCCTTCGCGCGCGGCGCTGGACGAGCTGCGCATCGCCACCGGCAACGGCGATGCCGAGGCCGCGGACGCCCTCGCGCTGTTCCATCGGCTGGTGGGCGGTGTCGCATGAGGCTGCACCGGCTGGCGCTGAGTGACTTCCGCGGGGTCGAACGCCGCGAGCTGACCCTCGCCGACACCGGCGTGACCGTCGTCGTCGGCAACAACGAGACCGGCAAGTCGAGCCTGCTCGAGGCGTTGGCCCTGCTGTTCGACCTGCCCGACGACTCCAAGGCCACCCGGCTGCGGGTCGTTCAGCCGGTGGGTCGCGACGTCGGCACCGAGGTCGAGGCGGACCTGTCGCTCGGGTCGGCACGCATGCGCTACCGCAAGCGCTGGTTCCGGCAGCGCGCCACCGAGCTGTCGGTGCAACCGGGCAGCCACACCTGGATCGGCCGCGAAGCGCACGACGAGGCGCACCGGTTGTTCACCCAGCACGTCGACGCCACGCTGTGGAATGCGTTGGTCGTCGGCCAGGGCGACGCGCTCGTCGCTCCGGTCGCGGGCAACGTGGCGCCCGTTCTCACCGCGTTGGACGAGGCGGCCGGCGGCGAGGTCGACCACGGCGCGTCGGTGCCGCTGGTCGAGGCCGTGCAGCGGGAGTATCTCCGCTACTTCACCCGGCTCGGCCGCACGACGGGGGAGTACGC is part of the Tenggerimyces flavus genome and encodes:
- a CDS encoding metallophosphoesterase family protein; this encodes MAVTFLHSADWQLGMLRRFLGPEAQARFGQARIDAIERIGRVATETDAAFVVVSGDVFEANQVDRQIVRRAGEALRAITCPVFLLPGNHDSLEPGSVWTSPALTQALPSHVEVLTDARPRTPVPGVEVIGAPWRSRRPEEDPVGEPAAALPPPNDNLRVLVGHGRFDGLVPGVVDGELVDLDKVERAVKERRVDYVALGDRHSVTSVGDTGRIWYAGTPEVTRPEEELPGQVLRVRLTDDSCDVQPIPIGTWRMHSHVVEVDDGEGLEALANWFGDQPDKARTYVRLGVRGSLSVTGMARLDMLVDAQDEVYAAVQRWPKRWDVTIRPDDLALDRLGVTGPSRAALDELRIATGNGDAEAADALALFHRLVGGVA